From the Candidatus Krumholzibacteriia bacterium genome, the window TGCTGGTAGGCCTTCAGCCGGTCCTGGATCTCGTTCAGTTCGATGCGCCGCGTCTCCACGTAGGCCGAGTCCTCGGCCGCGGCCAGGGCACCGACCTCGTCGAGTTCGTCCTCGATCGTGTCGAGCTGGCCCTCGATGCGATCCTCGAGCCGATCGCGCGACTGGGTCCAGCCGGGCTGGTCCTCGGGCGTGCCGCAGGCGGTGGCGAGCAGCAGGGCGAGAGCGGCGGCGAGCAGGGGTTTCATGGTGGGTCCTCCGCGGTGGGCGGGTGTTCCGGGTTCCGATGGAGGACGGTAGGCACGCCGGGTGCCGGGGCCCGCGGGGGTCCGTGGGCAAGTCCGGGCGGGGGGATTCCCGATCCGGCGGTCGGTCGTCGCGGTGGTGGGGCGGTGGGCGGCGAGCCGTCCGGTCGTCATGCCGCGCGGTACGCGCGGCCGGCCGGGAATCGGACTGTCGGCGCCGGCGGTTTGCGCTACCATGTGCCGTCCCACCGGTCGGGGCGTGGCGCAGCCAGGCTAGCGCACCTGCTTTGGGTGCAGGGGGTCGCCGGTTCGAATCCGGCCGCCCCGACCACACGGCTGGTCTCCCGAGCGACTCAGCTCACGGAGGTGATCCCTTCGCTCCCGTCGACCGCGTGAACGTGCGAAGAAACCTGTCCGAGACGAACGAGACGCTCCCTTCAGTCCGCGAGCTGGCTCGTTCGGCTGATCACCTTCCATGTGCCCGTGTCGTCCTGCACCCAGACGTCGACGAGTTCGAAGTGCGAAGGCAACGCACCGCGGCCTTCCTGAGACCAGTCCATCGTCATCGTCACGTGGGCCACGGCGACGTGCCCCGTCACGCGGACGTCGGACGAAGTGATCTCTGCCGAGTGTACGTCCATACCGGTCATGCCCAGATACGCCTCCTTGGAGATCGGTGCCGCCTCTCCATAGGTGCGAAGGAGACGGAAGTCGGGGTGCATGATCTCGTCGACCGCCTCGAGATCAGTTCCCTCGGGGGCCTCGAGCGCGGCGGCCCAGGCTCGTTCGCGAGCCGTGACGTCGTCGGCGGGGAGGGCGGTACGTTCGTCGGCGTGGCCCGGAAGGGCGGTCAGGAGCAGGAGCAGTGGAAGGATTCGGAGTGCGGTCATGGATCCTCGTTCGGCTTGTTGTACGGCGGAGCCGGAGCGTAAGGG encodes:
- a CDS encoding nuclear transport factor 2 family protein, with product MTALRILPLLLLLTALPGHADERTALPADDVTARERAWAAALEAPEGTDLEAVDEIMHPDFRLLRTYGEAAPISKEAYLGMTGMDVHSAEITSSDVRVTGHVAVAHVTMTMDWSQEGRGALPSHFELVDVWVQDDTGTWKVISRTSQLAD